The following are encoded together in the Macadamia integrifolia cultivar HAES 741 chromosome 10, SCU_Mint_v3, whole genome shotgun sequence genome:
- the LOC122091136 gene encoding cytochrome P450 71B37-like yields MALLSILFLFFLLLPLLLLKGKKKNGKGFKLPPSPPGLPIIGNLHQIGSLPHRSVAQLSKKYGQVMLLHFGITPVVFVTTPEMAKEVLKNQDVNMCSRPLLQGPRKISYNFKDISFTPYGEWWRDIRKICALELLCPKAVKSYLFVREEEIARMVDSITKVSPAPVDLSEKLASVIDKVICRTAFGKIYEGRDLDNGKLSEAVRDVLVCLNNFSGEDFFPSFGWIINMLTGHTAKVDRALNNLNSFFEKAIVDHLDSNRPKPDREDIIDVLLRLQRDQSSRVPITKEHIKGVLKDVFLGSVDSGALSMVWAMTELARNPRVMKKVQDEIRSHVGSKGKVDESDIESLHFFRATLKENLRLHPPSPLLFARETMSDCKLDGYDIPNKTRIHVDVFAVQRDPRYWKNPDEYIPERFIENPIDVNGKSYEYLPFSSGRRICPGITMGLAIVESVVANLLYSFDWKLPSGMTVEDINMEESFNLSINKKTPLILVPIPCEFSVA; encoded by the exons ATGGCTTTGCTCTCAATTCTCTTTCTGTTCTTCCTTCTCCTACCTCTTCTGCTTctcaaaggaaagaagaaaaatggaaagggATTCAAGCTTCCTCCTTCCCCACCTGGCCTTCCCATTATAGGCAACTTGCACCAAATTGGTTCACTTCCTCACCGCAGTGTAGCCCAGCTCTCCAAGAAATATGGTCAGGTCATGCTGCTCCACTTTGGTATCACTCCTGTGGTTTTTGTCACAACCCCTGAAATGGCAAAAGAAGTCTTAAAGAACCAAGATGTCAACATGTGTAGTAGACCTCTCCTTCAAGGCCCAAGAAAGATTTCCTACAATTTTAAGGATATTTCTTTCACACCCTATGGAGAGTGGTGGAGAGACATTCGCAAGATTTGTGCTCTTGAGCTTCTTTGTCCAAAGGCTGTCAAGTCTTATCTGTTTGTGAGGGAAGAAGAGATTGCTCGTATGGTTGATTCCATTACCAAGGTATCTCCAGCTCCTGTTGACCTCTCTGAGAAATTAGCCTCTGTTATAGATAAAGTGATATGCAGGACTGCTTTTGGAAAGATATATGAAGGAAGAGACTTAGATAATGGTAAACTCTCTGAAGCTGTTCGTGATGTTCTGGTCTGCTTGAACAACTTTTCTGGAGAggatttctttccctcttttggTTGGATCATTAACATGCTTACAGGACACACTGCAAAGGTTGATAGGGCTCTCAATAATTTGAATTCTTTCTTCGAGAAAGCTATTGTGGATCACCTTGATTCTAATAGGCCTAAGCCTGACCGTGAAGACATCATAGATGTCTTGCTCCGATTACAGAGAGATCAGTCCAGTAGGGTTCCCATCACCAAAGAACATATCAAGGGAGTACTCAAG GATGTATTCCTTGGTTCAGTGGACTCGGGTGCTCTCAGCATGGTGTGGGCAATGACAGAGCTTGCGAGGAACCCAAGAGTGATGAAGAAGGTGCAGGATGAAATCAGAAGTCATGTTGGAAGTAAAGGGAAAGTCGATGAAAGCGATATCGAAAGCCTCCATTTCTTTAGAGCGACATTGAAGGAGAACTTGAGGTTGCACCCACCTTCCCCTCTATTGTTTGCTCGAgaaaccatgagtgattgtaaGTTAGATGGTTATGACATCCCCAACAAAACGAGAATCCATGTCGATGTTTTTGCAGTTCAGAGAGATCCAAGATATTGGAAGAACCCAGATGAGTATATCCCAGAGAGATTCATAGAGAATCCAATTGATGTGAATGGGAAAAGCTATGAGTATTTACCATTTTCATCTGGTCGAAGGATTTGTCCTGGAATTACTATGGGACTTGCAATTGTTGAATCCGTAGTAGCAAatcttttgtatagttttgaTTGGAAACTTCCCAGTGGGATGACAGTTGAAGACATCAATATGGAGGAGTCCTTTAATCTCTCCATCAACAAGAAAACGCCTCTCATTTTGGTGCCCATTCCGTGTGAATTCAGTGTTGCCTAG